Below is a window of Prionailurus viverrinus isolate Anna chromosome A1, UM_Priviv_1.0, whole genome shotgun sequence DNA.
TAATTTGCTTCCTTGAGGTCTTCCTAGGCTGTACTCTACTGTTTTTTCAGCACTGATGTTGCTATGGAAAATGTTGTGACAAGACTTGTTCTTTTCCCACTTAGAGCCAaagtgggttttgtttgttcattcttctctttttttctcttggcctAATGACACATAGTTATATATCTGCCTCTATTTTCAGGGAAACATGTCCCTCAggtatatttcacatatataattttatcttaaatGTATATCTATGTGTACTGAACATATATTCAAGCGTTTAAATgcgtataaatatttatatttatatatgtgtatgcatgtatacacaaAGACTTATATCTCCAAACTTCTTATCCCCTCTTTTATGTTTCCATTATTCGGCTAAATTTTCTCAAGTATCTTTCTCCTGAGTTTTCCACAAATCTCTTTCTTGGGTTCTTGTAATGTGATTATCTTtcattttagttcttttctttaaGCTCATGTATCTATTTCTTGAATTCTTATTTAtagagattgtattttttttaatttctttgacttGTCTGTAATTTTCACTCGCTTTAGATATGTATTCATAAGTTTGcaatattcttttcctctttattcatCAATATACTTACAGCTATCTCCTGTCGCTGCTGCCACTGGTAGTTCTCCTTCTGttcttcctccaccccctcctttttcttctccactgGTACTTCTCTTGAACAAGTGTAATGGAGGTTTCTTTATTGACAGAGAAGAAGGAGTCAGCTGGCAGTTTGCAGTATGATCTCATAACTCTagatttttccccattttgtttctatttgaagTAGTGAACTTGTCATACACCAGCATAGAAACCTTCTGGCTCGTAAGGATGTGAAACATGTCTAATTTGGAACATGATCCTTTAGATCAGTAGTGTAGATCAATATAATTTCTGTTCCACATTACCTTAACAAGAACTTACTCCGAGcgttcctgggtggttcactcagttgggcgtctgacttcattcagctcaggtcatgatctcgcagttcgtgagttcaagccccacgtcggtgTCTCTACTgtcagcttggggcctgcttcagaccctttatctctctctctctctctctctctctctgcccctctcccactcatgcacacatacatgctctctctcaaaaataaataagcattaaagcaaattaagaaaaaaagaacttactcTGTAAACATGGTATATCAGAATGCTCAGTAAAACTTAGGTCTCCTTTGGGGCTGGTATGGCCATTCCAAGCAACAAGTCATGGGGTTTACTCCTCAAGGTTAACCCTCTATTTTGTAAAAGCCCATGATCTATCCACACTGCATGTCCCTCACAATGATCCTTTATGGGTTTTGGATATATtcaattcatattttctttgatgttttgGGTTGActtcaaaagaaatagaaggacaAAGATTCATTACTTTGGAATACACAGCTGGACTTTAGTGTGCAGTATATGTGTATAACGGGAGGTTAGGTTACAGTGTTTGAGCGTGtgaatttgacattttaaaactgttttcatttcttttatatataaatttgacAATTCATCTTCTAactaatttcattaaatattttaatttaagtttaaagGTTTTCacttattgctttatttatttttaaattttttgtaacttcttgatttcttttacttttcagatGCAACAACTGTTCCATGAAAATTACGAACATAATCGGAAGGGTTATATCCAGGACCTTCACAACAGCAAAATCCATGCAGCCATAACACTGCATCCCAACAAAAGGCCTGCCTACCAATACAGGCTTCACAATTACATGCTCAGCCGCAAAATTTCTGAACTTCGCTACCGCACCATCCAGCTCCACCGGGAGAGTGCTCTGATGAGCAAGCTCAGTAACAGTGAAGTGAGTAAAGAGGACCAGCAGCTGGGAGTGATGCCTTCTTTCAACCACTTCCAGCCTCGGGAGAGAGATGAAGTGATAGAATGGGAGTTCCTGACAGGGAAGCTCCTTTACTCAGCATCTGAGAACCAGCCTCCTCGACAGAGCATCAACAGCATCCTAAGAACAGCACTGGATGACACAGTCCTACAGGTGATGGAGATGATCAATGAAAATGCCAAGAGTAGGGGACGGCTCATTGACTTCAAAGAAATTCAGTATGGCTACCGCAGGGTTGATCCCATGCATGGGGTGGAGTACATTTTGGATTTACTCCTCTTATATAAAAGACACAAGGGGAGGAAACTGACTGTGCCAGTGAGACGTCATGCCTATCTTCAGCAGTTGTTCAGCAAGCCTTTCTTTAGAGAAACTGAAGAGCTAGATGTCAACAGGCTTGTTGAGAGCATTAACAGTGACACTCAGTCGTTCTCCTTTATATCTAATTCTTTAAAGATACTATCTTCTTTTCAAGGTGCCAAAGACATGGGAGggcacaatgaaaagaaaatacacattcttgTTCCTCTCATTGGAAGGTATGACATTTTCTTGCGATTCATGGACAACTTTGAAAAAACTTGTCTTATTCCAAAGCAGAATGTAAAGCTGGTCATCACCCTTTTCAGTAGGGATTCTGGCCAAGATTCCAACAAGCATATTGAGCTGATCAAGGAATATCAGAATAAGTACCCTAAAGCAGAAATGACCCTGATCCCAATGAAGGGAGAGTTTTCCAGAGGTCTTGGTCTTGAAATGGCCTCTTCCCAGTTTGACAATGATACTTTGCTGCTATTTTGTGATGTTGACTTGATCTTCAGAGGAGACTTTCTCCAACGATGTAGAGACAATACAATTCAGGGACAACAGGTGTACTACCCCATCATCTTTAGCCAGTATGACCCAAAGGTAACCAATGGGGGAAATCCTCCCACTGATGATGACTTTGTCTTCTCAAAGAAGACTGGATTTTGGAGAGACTACGGCTATGGAATTACCTGTATTTATAAAAGTGATCTGCTGGGTGCAGGTGGATTTGATACCTCAATACAAGGCTGGGGACTGGAAGATGTAGATCTCTACAATAAAGTCATTCTATCTGGCTTAAGGCCCTTCAGAAGCCAAGAAGTAGGAGTGGTGCATATTTTCCATCCAGTCCATTGTGACCCTAACTTGGACCCTAAGCAGTATAAGATGTGTTTAGGATCCAAGGCAAGTACTTTTGCCTCAACCATGCAACTGGCTGAACTCTGGTTGGAAAAACATTTGGGTGTCAGGTATAATCGAACTCTCTCCTGACAGTCCAGGCAACACATATTGCCTTTTTAAAGGGGAGTTTACCTCATTGttggttgttgttatttttattttattattgttatttttattattataattattattgttataattttattttgttatcctGGTCTTAAACTACTCTTGGTTATCTTCCAAAGAGTGTTTGTTGACCTCAAGCAAGAAGAGTCTGCAGTTCACTGATATTTCAGATTTCTACTGAAGTCAattatgtattacttttatatatctttattcGAGATTGAGTTAAATCGTGGCAATCAAATGACTTTTGAAGCTCATTCATCGTGAGAGACAGCTTAGAAGAATGTTCTCTTGGGGCTTAAAGATGCAATATCGACTTTTATTTCGTTTGTTAAATTCAATGtgatacaaatatttactggtgAAAGGTACCACAAAAGTGCTTTATGCTTCCTATGGGGAAGGGACTCTGTAACATAAACTTGAGTTTTGTAATTTATACAAGGACTTAAAAATATAGACaataattttcttcatctttagaatttttaaagtaaatgaacaCTTAtgattgtatgtttattttttaaaaaaagttttaaaaattgaggagTTTTGTTCCACAAGCAACCGGTACGGGCTACCCTGGTCTTCTGACAATTATGTACTCCTCACAACTGTCTGCTATAAATGCGaatgaactttattttctcaaggaaatatgatttaattaaatattcatgtACATTTTAGAAGCTTTATGAAACGATGTCCTTCATTTGCTGGCAAGAAGATAAACTATGACAGAACCTggttatttataataaaacacaGGTATAACAGTAGTCTTTttcaaaaacactgaaaagtTTGTGTTGTTTCCTTTCAGTGATACTTGATATAATTCTTAGGGGTCATACTCACCAAAATGTGCTTATTATAGAGACTGGAAAAGTTAACAAGGGATTATAGgcatattgtttgttttgttacgCTTTAAATCCTGGCCTTCACAACTGATTAAAATGAGTGGCTTCTTTATTCAATAACTTACATTCCAGGAGAAGCATTCTTCCTCAATCTCTTCAGCTTTGTGATCAAACTGAACCAAGAACAGGTCAGAAACTGCCTTTAATTGGGGTTAATTTGGGTTCTCACAAAATGTAGCATATTGTACATATTGTTCTACACTCTCGTTTTCTTTTTTCGCACAATAGGACCAAAAATTGCATCAAAGTTGATTTGAAAGCTGTTGTAAGTTGCTACCATTATTTGGAACTAATTGCCAGGAGGCCATACAGCATTTGCCTTAGCGATGGGTTTTGTACAGGGTAATAGTCTCTTTTAGAGAGGACACTTGGGGAGCCTCAAAAATAGATGACATTGCTTAATGTTGTGACAAATATGATGGCACTCTCCTTGACCATAACATATAATCTTAATAATGTGAGACTCATTAGAAAGGAATTACTGGCACTTTTAGACGTTAAAAATCTTGACAGGGCCAGCAATTCAGAATTGATCTCTGCTCTAATATTTTCTCAGCCTTCATAAACCCTTACTTTAATAGCTTATTTTCCTACATCATGTGGCTTACTTTTTCAGCGGGTTTTATTTTCCTGAGCAGTAAATATATCATCATGCAGTAAAGATAGTCATTTGGAAAGATCTACTGCAAACTAATAattgttaattatttcattaatgaagaaaagaaatcagtgtcTGCTCATCTGTTTAGCTTAGACAACTGAAAAAGAGCCCGAGTTGTGAGGCGACTACCCAGGGATGAAGTGGCATTCTCTGTAATACTCACGGAATTATGCTGATGAAACAAGGAAATGCAGAGATCTCATGTGACCTtaattacatacacacatactgtACTAAAATTAAGATAAGTGCATTTAAGTTCTGTTCTGTGACTTTGCATTAGGctttcctatgatttttttttcaggcactGCAGTATTTCCTGACTGAAGATTTATTGGAATTATATTAGTGAAATTAAGAGTGTTTTCCTGTCTGTGCAGTGTCTATTATTTAAAACTCCTTTAAGATTGAAGGGCAACACAGCATGAATGCAACTTGAAGCATCATATACGTATGTTACCACCATTACCTTATTTGGATAGCTGCGAGTTTCCTGTTTAAGCATCACTCCAATAACAGTTCAATCCTAGTGATCATCTTCTGTCCACTCAATATCATTCTATGCATTTTTCTTgcattatccttttatttttttattttttaaagtttatttatttatgttgagagaatgagagagagagagagagcatgagcaggggaggggcagacagagagaggaagaatcccacacaggctccacactcagcatggagttcAACACGGTGCTCAGTctcatgaaacttgagatcatgacctgagccaatatcaagagttcaatgcttaacagactgagccacccaggtgcccctacttgcgttgtatttttaaacataatccTCTCAACATCTCTCAGAATactgatattattttctttattcaacaGATATGGACACTGAGGCCATGAATAATGAAGTCCCATGTCCTGAGTTACACTACTGGCATACTGTCCTTAAGATTTAAGTTAACTTTTGTCCAGATCTGGAGCAGCTCTCTTTCCACGTGAACCCAAGGCTTCTCAGCTGTTGGGGTGATATAGAAGATAGTGGGCAAAGTTCTGGCTGACACCATGAACACGTTTGATCCGCCGTTCAGCTTACGTCTGCTGTATGCTCATTCTGGGCCAAACTTAGTTTGCTGATGTTTGGTCAGTAAGAGCCCGTTCAGGCTTTCATCCCAGTCTTCCACCACTTTGCTAGCTCCCTCTGAGTAGCACTGTGTTGGGGAAATGTTTCTTCTAATTGCTTGCTCACAGGTCACTGGATATCagccagtagaaaaaaaaatgctgagggTTCTTGATGCCAGCAGCAGCCCTTATCTCTGTGGTGTCAGCCTGCTGAGTACAGAAGCTGTCTGCCATGAGCACCACCATGTAATTGTGTGGTTATTTATGTCATTTGACCCATACAGACTTGGCATAAAGCAACTTTGTCAGAGCTATTTCTGAATCTAAGAGTTGAACCCATTGTGCCTAGTAATAGACGAAGAACAATAGGAATAAAATCCCCAAGTGTGTGAACTGATAGTCCAAACAACAGAATGGAATGCTCCCTCGAAAGGGAAACTATAAAGTCCCACTGTTTCTAACATAAGAAAGCTGGAGCCCATCTCCTCCAGTCAGCAGCTCCATTTCGGGGCTACTCTGGTTTCACGTGGTTGCATTTTCAGATCAGGCCTGGGCAGTTCCTTCTTCCAGGAAGAGGACCCAGAAGACAAGGGTCCTTTCTAATGGCTTGGATTGCCCAGATTGCCTGTCATGCTGCCAGTCTTGTTAAGCCCTCACCTGGTACTGTCTTGTTCTTGAGGGAATGGCCTAAGCCAGACGTGGTCCTAGAAAGAGACTGGTGTCTTCCCTCTTTACCTCTCTGCAcccaacacaaaatatttttaagcaggTAAAATATACCAAGATGAGTTGCAAAGAGCCAGTAAAATAGCGATAGCTCTATTTCAGCCATGGTGATGAGATATGTATAGGAGAAGGAAGGCATCAACACATTTGAATTATGTGGCCAAGTTGCCTTTCTTTCCCTACCACTTGCTTTCTGAGTCACTGCAAGTCCCCTTCAAAGTTCTTACCCTAGGGATGTCTGTAAGAAGGGACTGCTAAATTCTGCAGGAAATTGTACACTTAAGCTCTCCTTTGTGCTTGATTATTGAAGGCGTATCTCTGTGATTATGGATATTACAAGGCAAGTGGGCAAAATAGTGTCCTAAGGGACAATACAGGTATCTGTTACCACTTCTTAGTGCTGCTGACTTGTCTACCCTTCCCATctccactcttttctttcttaattttttttaacgtttatttatttttgagacagagagagacagagcatgaatgggggagggtcagagagagaaggagacacagaatctgaaacaggctccaggctccaggctccgagctgtcagcacagagcccgacgcggggctcgaacccacagtcctcgagatcatgacctgagccgaagtctgatgctcaaccaactgagccacccaggcgcccctccccatctccactCTTATTAGCATCCCAATTATTGTCAAACATACAATACATGCTGAGTCCAGAAGCCTTCTAGATCTTCAGTGTTTGAGCAGTGGCAACAGTAGAGGCAGGATGGAGATGCAGAATAGATGCCAGTGCAGCTCGGCCTCTGTGTGCCCCCCAGCCTCTCGCAGGCACCAGCTGCACTGCCAACGTTGCCTTGACAGATGGTGGGGATGAGGAGACTTCCTTCGGCGGTGATTCATGCCCCCAGGTGGCGACATAGTCACATCTGCCAACCACCTGGTGCTGGCACAAAGCTGCCAgcattttcatttccatcttcAATTTTGACATCCACTTGtctgtttccctcttcctttctcatgtCGGAAGCTGCCAAGGGCTGTGCCATATTTAGCGTTCTCTTCCATGAAGGATTTCACTTCAGTTGAATTAAATAGATATGTATTCATCTGTAGGTTGATTTAAAAGTAgagatgggatgcctgggtggctcagttaagcgtctgattcggctcaggtcatgatctcacagttaatgggttcaagcgctgagtcctgctctgtgctgatagctaggagcctggagcctgcttcagattctgtgtctccctctctctctgcccctcccccctcacactctgtctctctctctctctctctctctctctcaaaaataagtaaacattaaaaacattttttacataaataaaaaataaaaagcagacatACTGAGTTTTTATTATCCATCATGCACAAGTATACATTCTTGATATCCCATTCCCTGCTGCAGTCATTATAGGATCAATTTTGATGGAATTGGTGAGTATaagattggaaggaaaaaaatgtatttacaatgATTTAAAATGGgcctgttggggtgcctggatggctcagtcatttaagcatctgactcttgattctggctgaggtcatgatctcatggtttgtggaatctgGCCCGGCagtgggctatgcactgacagtgcagagcctgcttgggattctctgtcttagtctctctgtgcccctcctttcccccccaccccccaccatgctttctctcaaataaacatttattttttttaatgtttttatttatttttgagacagagagagacagagcatgagcaggggaggagcagagagagagggatacacagaatctgaagcaggctccaggttctgagctgtcagcacagagccctatatggagctcaaactcacaaactctgagatcacgacctgagccgaagtcggacacccaaccgactgagccacacaggtgcccctcaaataaatatttcaaaagcaataaaataaaatagacctaTCATATAAAAAGAGAGtgttcaacagaaaaaaaaatatgcttttcttttttcctagaatGCTCTTTATTTTGGTAAAGTGTTAACcagttagcaaatatttattgagaacttgtTGGGAACAAAAAGCTCAAGCAGGAACTCTAAGACTGAAAATATGCATCACCTGAAGGCAAACTTAGAGCTTCACTCAGGCCTCCTATGGAGCtgttctccatttccttatcAGGTCTTCCCCAACTCCTATTCCCTAAATCTCCACAGCCttcacatttccttattttatccAAGTGGGGAGAAGTATGTGTATATGCCAAATAGAATCTGAGATCTGAAGGTGAatttcaaatacagaaatatgAACCCACCTTGATTCTTGCCTTGATTCTGGCAGCAGGTGTTCAACTTCACATCAGTCAAAAATAACTCAGGGCCAGAAGTtcatataaaagtgaaaatatatatcaCAACATTAGGAGTAATAGCTTTCTGTATCTCATCTGTTAACGATTCACAATCAGCCTCAGgtttatttccccttctttcccaAACTTACCAAAGTGGCTCCAACACCTGTTTCTGAACGGAAACTCTTGATAGGTGGTAAGTCAAATGTTAAAGGCAGTAATACtaagaaaatgggggagggggaaaagcaGTGTTCTGTGTAtccttgaattattttatttttcacttgtctCCTAGTTTTCATGCCATTCTAATATGCCGATAACCTActcttcttttcaatatttttattttctctgccacTGGGttcttccctgtccctccccccactcccacttgGAGCTACTTGATACTATGTAAGCTTTAGACTGCAAGTTCCTGGTATTGGTTTTGAGAAGTTATATAAATCATGAGC
It encodes the following:
- the CHSY3 gene encoding chondroitin sulfate synthase 3, with the protein product MAVRSRRPWMSVALGLVLGFTAASWLIAPRVAELSERKRRGSSLCSYYGRSAAGPGAGAQRPLPQPQPRPRLEQSPPPARQELQGPPLPEAAPGATSFRSSPWQQPPPLQQRRRGRESEGATGLPGAPGAEGEPEEEDGGAAGQRRSGRPGSSHNGSGDGGAAAPSSRPRDFLYVGVMTAQKYLGSRALAAQRTWARFIPGRVEFFSSEQPPNAGMSQPPPPLPVIALPGVDDSYPPQKKSFMMIKYMHDHYLDKYEWFMRADDDVYIKGDKLEEFLRSLNSSKPLYLGQTGLGNIEELGKLGLEPGENFCMGGPGMIFSREVLRRMVPHIGECLREMYTTHEDVEVGRCVRRFGGTQCVWSYEMQQLFHENYEHNRKGYIQDLHNSKIHAAITLHPNKRPAYQYRLHNYMLSRKISELRYRTIQLHRESALMSKLSNSEVSKEDQQLGVMPSFNHFQPRERDEVIEWEFLTGKLLYSASENQPPRQSINSILRTALDDTVLQVMEMINENAKSRGRLIDFKEIQYGYRRVDPMHGVEYILDLLLLYKRHKGRKLTVPVRRHAYLQQLFSKPFFRETEELDVNRLVESINSDTQSFSFISNSLKILSSFQGAKDMGGHNEKKIHILVPLIGRYDIFLRFMDNFEKTCLIPKQNVKLVITLFSRDSGQDSNKHIELIKEYQNKYPKAEMTLIPMKGEFSRGLGLEMASSQFDNDTLLLFCDVDLIFRGDFLQRCRDNTIQGQQVYYPIIFSQYDPKVTNGGNPPTDDDFVFSKKTGFWRDYGYGITCIYKSDLLGAGGFDTSIQGWGLEDVDLYNKVILSGLRPFRSQEVGVVHIFHPVHCDPNLDPKQYKMCLGSKASTFASTMQLAELWLEKHLGVRYNRTLS